A region from the Phycisphaerales bacterium genome encodes:
- a CDS encoding ABC transporter ATP-binding protein, whose protein sequence is MTQVGLTNLTAGDVLTAASPSDDAGERIRPFDWAMTRRVAGRMMRYAGLFWSILLLAIVLAVLNGTIPLLVAQTIGGAIEQHPESWRDRLGVSPTQWLYIGVSILTTLALLWYVIMRVRQVAVATLAERVVRDLRSEIFAHLQALGMDFYDRTKVGRILARGTSDIDALRRALAEVAPRLTIAVVQMIYAMAVMLAYDLVLGTVVLAGAPFVYLANWRLRQLLSNSYRRVQETYSLLTANLAESIAGIRVTQAFTREDRNSAMFRSICHLHRDRHLVVAKAQGLYLPLMDVTSQVFIAIALLVGGLRIASGAMTVTDLLAFMMMTGVFFQPILVIGDMYNVVLQAMAGAERVFHLLDTAPARLEPEAGEAVSLPRLDEGMRINFEGVSFGYLADRPVLRDITFSAQPGQTIALVGHTGSGKTSIINLIAKFYLHGSGRILLDGIDIRHISPGDLHSQTGIVQQENFLFTGSVLDNIRFARPEASEEQVREVCRRLGCLDVIEELPQGLHTQVGERGSALSLGQRQLICFARALMARPRLLILDEATSAVDTVSEARVQQSLERLLEGRTSFVVAHRLSTIRNADRILVIDAGRLVEQGTHAELLRGGAVYPRLHAEFVKLSEGKA, encoded by the coding sequence GTGACGCAGGTTGGGCTGACGAACCTGACGGCCGGAGACGTGCTCACCGCCGCCTCGCCCAGCGACGACGCGGGCGAGCGCATCCGCCCGTTCGACTGGGCCATGACGCGTCGCGTGGCCGGCCGGATGATGCGCTACGCCGGCCTGTTCTGGTCGATACTGCTGCTGGCCATCGTGCTGGCGGTGCTCAACGGGACGATCCCGCTGCTGGTCGCGCAGACCATCGGCGGCGCCATCGAACAGCACCCCGAGAGTTGGCGCGACCGGCTGGGCGTCTCACCCACGCAGTGGCTCTACATCGGCGTGAGCATCCTCACGACGCTGGCGCTGCTGTGGTATGTCATCATGCGCGTGCGACAGGTGGCGGTAGCGACGCTGGCCGAGCGCGTCGTGCGCGACCTGCGATCCGAGATCTTCGCGCATCTGCAGGCGCTGGGCATGGACTTCTATGACCGCACCAAGGTCGGGCGCATCCTGGCGCGCGGCACGAGCGACATCGATGCGCTGCGCCGCGCCCTGGCCGAAGTGGCGCCGCGCCTGACCATAGCTGTCGTGCAGATGATCTACGCGATGGCGGTGATGCTTGCCTACGACCTTGTGCTCGGGACGGTCGTGCTGGCAGGAGCCCCGTTCGTGTATCTGGCCAACTGGCGCCTCCGGCAACTGCTGTCCAACTCCTACCGCCGCGTGCAGGAGACCTACAGCCTGCTCACGGCCAACCTGGCTGAATCGATCGCCGGCATTCGCGTCACCCAGGCGTTCACGCGCGAAGATCGCAACAGCGCCATGTTCCGGAGCATCTGCCACCTCCACCGCGACCGGCATCTCGTGGTGGCTAAGGCGCAGGGGCTCTACCTGCCGCTGATGGATGTCACGAGCCAGGTGTTCATCGCCATTGCGCTGCTCGTCGGCGGGCTGCGCATCGCCAGCGGAGCGATGACGGTGACCGATCTGCTTGCGTTCATGATGATGACCGGCGTATTTTTCCAGCCCATTCTCGTTATCGGCGACATGTACAACGTGGTGCTGCAGGCCATGGCCGGGGCCGAGCGCGTGTTCCACCTGCTCGACACCGCGCCGGCCCGCCTCGAACCCGAGGCCGGCGAAGCCGTATCGCTGCCGCGCCTCGACGAAGGCATGCGCATCAACTTCGAGGGCGTCTCGTTCGGCTACCTGGCGGACCGGCCGGTGCTGCGCGACATCACCTTCAGCGCCCAGCCGGGACAGACCATCGCCCTCGTAGGCCACACTGGAAGCGGCAAGACCTCCATCATCAATCTCATCGCCAAGTTCTACCTGCACGGCAGCGGGCGCATCTTGCTCGATGGCATCGACATCCGGCACATCAGCCCGGGTGATCTGCACAGCCAGACCGGCATCGTGCAGCAGGAGAACTTCCTCTTCACGGGCAGCGTGCTCGACAACATCCGCTTTGCCCGACCTGAGGCGAGCGAGGAACAGGTGCGCGAGGTCTGCCGGCGCCTGGGGTGTCTGGACGTCATCGAGGAACTGCCGCAGGGATTGCACACGCAGGTCGGCGAGCGCGGCTCGGCGCTGTCGCTGGGCCAGCGGCAACTTATCTGCTTTGCGCGAGCCTTGATGGCTCGGCCGCGGCTGCTCATTCTCGACGAGGCGACCAGCGCCGTCGACACGGTCTCCGAAGCGCGCGTGCAGCAGTCGCTCGAGAGGCTGCTCGAGGGCCGGACGAGTTTCGTGGTCGCGCACCGCCTGAGCACGATCCGCAACGCCGACCGCATTCTGGTCATCGACGCCGGGCGGCTCGTCGAGCAGGGGACGCACGCCGAGTTGCTCCGGGGCGGAGCCGTCTATCCGCGCCTGCACGCCGAGTTCGTGAAACTGAGTGAAGGCAAGGCCTGA
- a CDS encoding metal ABC transporter permease, with translation MTIWDAFEPRFLAPLLAGIALTAACALLSVVIVLKRLAFIGQGITHAGFGGVGLAAFLALSGWWRDLTIFLFCIGTAIIIALLSRSRKVMIDTAIGILLVAAMGIGFLLDQMRLHLRGAGWYDALTAGRVTPPTQWDVVLFGNILFLRSQDVWLAAGCSLLVIAALALLYKEIVFFAFDETVSRVFGVRTTLLHYLLLLMIAGIIVLCMKLLGLILVNALLIVPGAAALLISRRLATVLVASVVLGEIGMVGGYLAAFGVMGGRLPVGPMVVLILAMLFAAALAWNRLRPSRA, from the coding sequence ATGACGATCTGGGACGCATTTGAGCCGCGCTTCCTCGCACCGCTGCTCGCCGGGATCGCTCTTACCGCCGCGTGCGCGCTGCTCAGCGTGGTGATCGTCCTCAAGCGGCTGGCCTTCATCGGCCAGGGCATCACGCACGCCGGCTTTGGCGGCGTCGGGCTGGCCGCGTTTCTGGCGCTGAGCGGCTGGTGGCGCGACCTGACCATCTTTCTCTTCTGCATCGGCACGGCGATCATCATCGCCCTGCTCAGCCGCAGCCGCAAGGTCATGATCGACACGGCCATCGGCATCCTGCTCGTGGCGGCGATGGGCATCGGATTCCTGCTCGACCAGATGCGCCTGCACCTGCGCGGGGCCGGGTGGTACGATGCGCTCACGGCCGGCCGCGTTACGCCGCCCACCCAGTGGGACGTCGTGCTCTTTGGCAACATTCTCTTTCTGCGGTCGCAGGACGTCTGGCTCGCGGCGGGCTGCTCGCTGCTGGTCATCGCGGCGCTCGCGCTTCTCTACAAAGAGATCGTCTTCTTCGCGTTCGACGAGACGGTCAGCCGCGTCTTTGGCGTGCGCACCACGCTGCTGCACTACCTGCTGCTGCTCATGATCGCGGGCATCATCGTGCTGTGCATGAAACTGCTCGGTCTCATCCTCGTCAACGCGCTGCTCATTGTGCCCGGCGCCGCGGCTCTGCTCATCAGCCGGCGCCTGGCCACCGTGCTCGTCGCGAGCGTGGTGCTCGGCGAGATCGGGATGGTGGGGGGCTACCTCGCGGCCTTTGGCGTCATGGGTGGCCGCCTGCCGGTGGGGCCGATGGTCGTGCTCATTCTCGCGATGCTCTTTGCCGCGGCCCTGGCGTGGAACCGCCTGCGGCCCAGCCGGGCGTGA
- a CDS encoding NAD-dependent epimerase/dehydratase family protein: MTSPDSTTPTSGGASRHGGTLITGANGEFGHGLIRTLYDAGHRDIIALDVREVDASLKPMCRETIVGDITDTALLSRLHANYEIRSIFHLAALLSTRSEFNPEAAHQVNVVGTMHLLKLAVDEAMSHGSPVRFMFPSSIAVYGVDSLDAKARAGAVSEDQCLEPTTMYGCNKLACEHLGRYYARHYRQLAKDRPSGEARVDFRCIRFPGVISAFTLPSGGTSDYAPEMIHAAARGEPYACFVREDARIPFITMPDAIEALLRLHAAVATRLTRSVYNITAFAPSAGDIASIVRSHFPKAEITFRPDIERQGIVDSWPEDTKDAAARADWGFKPQHDLRTAFEEYLIPNIRAHYAK; the protein is encoded by the coding sequence ATGACCTCACCCGATTCGACCACACCCACCTCCGGCGGCGCTTCGCGCCACGGCGGCACGCTCATCACCGGAGCCAACGGCGAGTTCGGCCACGGCCTGATCCGCACCCTCTACGACGCCGGCCATCGCGACATCATCGCCCTGGACGTGCGCGAGGTGGATGCGTCGCTCAAACCCATGTGCCGGGAGACGATCGTCGGCGACATCACCGACACCGCCCTGCTCAGCCGGCTGCACGCCAACTACGAGATCCGCTCGATCTTCCATCTCGCCGCGCTGCTCAGCACGCGCAGCGAGTTCAATCCCGAAGCGGCGCACCAGGTCAACGTCGTCGGCACCATGCACCTGCTCAAACTCGCGGTCGATGAAGCCATGTCGCATGGCTCGCCGGTGCGCTTTATGTTTCCCAGCAGCATCGCCGTCTACGGCGTGGACAGCCTCGACGCCAAGGCGCGGGCGGGCGCGGTCAGCGAAGACCAGTGCCTCGAGCCGACGACGATGTACGGCTGCAACAAACTCGCCTGCGAACACCTCGGCCGCTACTACGCCCGCCACTACCGCCAACTGGCCAAGGACCGGCCCAGCGGCGAGGCGCGGGTGGACTTCCGCTGCATCCGCTTCCCGGGAGTGATCTCCGCCTTCACGCTGCCGTCCGGCGGCACGAGCGACTACGCGCCCGAGATGATCCATGCCGCGGCGCGCGGCGAGCCGTACGCCTGCTTCGTGCGCGAAGATGCCCGCATCCCGTTCATCACCATGCCCGACGCGATCGAAGCGCTGCTCAGACTGCATGCCGCCGTGGCGACGCGGCTGACGCGCAGCGTCTACAACATCACCGCTTTCGCCCCCAGCGCGGGTGACATCGCGTCGATCGTGCGGTCGCACTTCCCCAAGGCCGAGATCACCTTCCGCCCCGACATCGAGCGGCAGGGCATCGTGGACTCCTGGCCGGAGGATACGAAGGACGCCGCGGCAAGAGCCGACTGGGGCTTCAAGCCGCAGCACGATCTGAGGACGGCGTTCGAGGAGTATCTCATTCCGAACATCCGGGCGCACTACGCGAAGTAG
- a CDS encoding metal ABC transporter ATP-binding protein, producing MAEAHCCQHDHSAELEQHHAGDAVCVDRVCYSYVPGVRVLDDITMHIPVGTRLGIVGPNGGGKSTLLKLILGLLKPTEGDISVFGRTPAEACLASLVGYVPQRHDVEIRFPLSVSQVVRQGIVGRTGMFRRASSDDRDAAAQALEQVGIADLAGKPVGDLSGGQQQRVFLARALAGRPRLLVLDEPMVGIDEVGQAKFAQLMDSIHRSYRLTVLIVSHDLRAIVAGCDQVACLNRRLHFHAAPSGLTREVLAEVFNHNLAGIALRDAGP from the coding sequence GTGGCTGAAGCGCACTGCTGCCAACACGATCACTCCGCCGAACTGGAGCAGCATCACGCCGGCGACGCCGTGTGCGTCGATCGCGTCTGCTATTCCTACGTACCGGGCGTGCGCGTGCTGGACGACATCACCATGCACATCCCGGTGGGGACACGGCTTGGAATAGTCGGGCCCAACGGCGGGGGTAAGTCCACGCTGCTCAAACTCATTCTCGGCCTGCTCAAACCCACCGAGGGCGACATCAGCGTGTTCGGCCGCACGCCCGCAGAGGCCTGCCTTGCGAGCCTGGTCGGCTACGTGCCCCAGCGGCACGACGTGGAGATCCGATTTCCGCTCAGCGTCTCCCAGGTGGTGCGGCAGGGAATCGTCGGCCGGACCGGCATGTTCCGCCGGGCGTCGTCCGATGATCGCGACGCCGCAGCCCAGGCGCTCGAACAGGTCGGCATCGCCGATCTGGCCGGCAAGCCCGTAGGCGATCTCTCCGGCGGGCAGCAGCAGCGCGTCTTTCTCGCCCGGGCTCTCGCGGGCCGGCCGCGGCTGCTCGTGCTCGATGAGCCAATGGTCGGCATCGACGAGGTCGGGCAGGCGAAGTTTGCCCAACTCATGGACTCCATCCACCGCTCGTATCGGCTAACGGTGCTCATCGTGAGCCATGACCTGCGCGCCATCGTCGCCGGCTGCGACCAAGTGGCGTGCCTGAACCGCCGGTTGCACTTCCATGCGGCACCGTCCGGGCTGACGCGCGAAGTGCTCGCCGAGGTGTTCAACCACAATCTCGCCGGGATCGCGCTGCGGGACGCCGGGCCATGA
- a CDS encoding TrkA family potassium uptake protein, with protein sequence MASERFVVIGLGRYGSRLAVNLARAGAEVIAIDRDREVVEEIRDRVTLAVAMDATDEQALRLQGVDKVGIAVVAIGHDFEANALTTVILKHIGVKRVISRAGNAMQVRILSRIGADSVVNPEDETADRWSHKLLAPYLVDHIELAEGYGLVQMPTPRAWVNKSLAELDVRRTYNVNIVAIKKRVLTSTETGQEEYDEMVMDTPMPTSRLNSDDILIIAGRDEDLEDLPQ encoded by the coding sequence ATGGCATCAGAACGTTTCGTGGTCATCGGGCTGGGTCGATACGGCTCGCGTCTGGCCGTCAACCTTGCCCGCGCCGGCGCTGAGGTCATCGCCATCGATCGCGACCGGGAGGTCGTGGAGGAGATCCGCGACCGCGTGACGCTGGCCGTAGCCATGGACGCGACGGACGAACAGGCGCTGCGCCTGCAGGGCGTGGACAAAGTGGGCATCGCGGTCGTCGCCATCGGCCACGACTTCGAGGCCAACGCGCTCACGACGGTCATTCTCAAGCACATCGGCGTCAAGCGCGTCATCAGCCGCGCCGGCAACGCGATGCAGGTGCGCATCCTCAGCCGCATCGGCGCCGACTCGGTGGTGAACCCGGAAGACGAGACCGCCGACCGCTGGTCGCACAAACTGCTCGCGCCGTACCTCGTTGACCACATCGAACTGGCGGAGGGCTACGGGCTGGTGCAGATGCCCACGCCTCGCGCCTGGGTCAACAAGAGCCTGGCCGAACTCGACGTGCGCCGCACCTACAACGTCAACATCGTGGCGATCAAGAAGCGCGTCCTGACCTCGACGGAAACGGGCCAGGAGGAGTACGACGAGATGGTCATGGATACGCCCATGCCCACGAGCCGCCTCAACAGCGATGACATTCTCATCATCGCCGGCCGGGACGAAGACCTCGAAGACCTGCCGCAGTAG
- a CDS encoding zinc ABC transporter substrate-binding protein, giving the protein MPETSLTHRRFAPVLLLLVAVAAGAVALAGCSRGGSGKPAGGGVVVTIFPLYDLVRQVAGPEVKVTLILPPGVSSHGYTPSPADVDALNYAALLVANGGGIDDWVAPAYRDRAGQGLRLVHLMSTLGGELGEFEAGDGHEGHDHAEHGEDHHDLAGANPHVWLVPRHASKLVAAFAKELAALYPDRAAAISQREAEVQEQLAAIDVAYEDALEPITDRRLITFHDAFNPLAEEYELNVVATVLSLETHDVTPARLQQVRRFIDEQGVRAVFIEPQFDSRAIEGLGGAVRPRLLDPLGDPNRSGYETYDAMMRTNLDNLVQGLRDNVAAKDGGG; this is encoded by the coding sequence ATGCCTGAAACGTCGCTCACGCACCGCCGGTTCGCGCCAGTGCTCCTCCTGCTCGTTGCCGTGGCTGCCGGAGCGGTCGCGCTGGCCGGCTGCTCCCGCGGCGGCTCGGGCAAGCCCGCAGGGGGCGGCGTCGTTGTCACCATCTTCCCGCTCTACGACCTCGTCCGGCAGGTGGCCGGTCCCGAGGTCAAAGTCACGCTGATCCTGCCGCCGGGCGTGAGCAGCCACGGCTACACACCCTCGCCGGCCGATGTGGATGCCCTCAACTACGCCGCGCTCCTCGTGGCCAACGGCGGCGGCATCGACGACTGGGTGGCGCCGGCGTATCGCGATCGAGCGGGCCAGGGCCTGCGGCTCGTGCACCTCATGTCCACCCTCGGCGGCGAACTCGGCGAGTTTGAGGCCGGCGACGGCCACGAAGGCCACGACCACGCCGAACACGGCGAGGATCACCACGACCTCGCCGGCGCCAATCCGCATGTCTGGCTCGTGCCGCGCCACGCTTCCAAACTTGTCGCGGCTTTCGCGAAGGAACTCGCGGCGCTCTACCCCGATCGCGCCGCCGCCATCAGCCAGCGCGAAGCGGAAGTGCAGGAGCAACTCGCGGCGATCGACGTGGCGTATGAGGACGCGTTGGAGCCGATCACCGATCGCCGGCTCATCACGTTCCACGACGCGTTCAACCCGCTGGCCGAGGAGTATGAGCTGAACGTCGTGGCGACGGTGCTGAGCCTCGAGACGCACGATGTGACGCCCGCGCGCCTCCAGCAGGTGCGCCGCTTCATCGATGAGCAGGGTGTCCGCGCCGTGTTCATTGAGCCGCAGTTCGATTCGCGGGCGATCGAGGGCCTCGGCGGCGCCGTCAGGCCGCGCCTGCTCGATCCGCTGGGCGATCCGAATCGCAGCGGCTACGAGACGTACGATGCCATGATGCGCACGAACCTGGACAACCTCGTGCAAGGCCTGCGCGACAACGTCGCGGCGAAGGACGGCGGTGGCTGA
- a CDS encoding ABC transporter ATP-binding protein → MSLFESSQQAAPPETAGSSANRADHFRRLFGLTWRYRWGCLVALVWDVGVEALALCGFIYSGLALDILRDQAQPEASAPPRWPLGLAPPADWPLWKTLSLASGAVLVITLLRTYARYRTRLSSETLIQRITVDLRTALYDKLQRLGFSWFDTHDSGGLINRVTGDAGSVRLFIEGVVLQLIISATALTLFLFYMFREHAWLTLALLAVFPVQAWILVRYSRSIERRLRTNREALDRFIQTLQECIIGVKVVKGFGQERQVMGRFAVRNTDAYEARMAITKTNASLLPWITTLGFLQIAILLLYGGHLVNLGPAAGGIALGTLWVFFSLVRQLAGQVETIVSSASSIPESLVGAARVFELLDAPVEIAAPPDAYAPKEIRGRIEFDRVSFRYRPDTPLVLEDVSFVVEPGESVAMVGPAGGGKSTIFDLIGRFYDATSGRVLVDGVDVRQWDPVALRRAVSIVFQEPFLFSNTIANNVRFGVPDAPDEAVQRAVRDAIAEEFVTAAKDGYETIIGERGLTLSGGERQRLSIARAILPDAPILLLDDAMASVDARTEVRIAANLDRVMRGRTTLLIAHRLSTLRRADRVLVVERGRIVAQGTHETLMRESDHYREAALLQLDRDRQEESGSLASQEVAP, encoded by the coding sequence GTGTCGCTGTTCGAGTCCTCCCAGCAGGCTGCGCCCCCTGAAACTGCCGGTTCCAGCGCCAATCGGGCCGACCACTTCCGTCGCCTCTTCGGCCTGACGTGGCGGTACCGCTGGGGCTGCCTCGTCGCGCTGGTCTGGGACGTGGGCGTCGAGGCCCTGGCGCTGTGCGGCTTCATCTACAGCGGTCTGGCGCTGGACATCCTCCGCGACCAGGCTCAGCCCGAGGCGAGCGCTCCGCCACGCTGGCCGCTGGGCCTCGCGCCGCCGGCCGACTGGCCGCTGTGGAAGACGCTGAGCCTGGCCTCGGGCGCGGTTCTGGTCATTACGCTGCTGCGCACCTACGCCCGCTACCGCACGCGCCTGAGCAGTGAGACGCTCATCCAGCGCATCACCGTCGATCTGCGCACGGCGCTGTACGACAAACTTCAGCGCCTGGGCTTCTCGTGGTTCGACACGCACGACTCGGGCGGGCTGATCAACCGTGTGACGGGCGACGCCGGCTCGGTGCGGCTGTTCATCGAGGGCGTGGTGTTGCAACTGATCATCTCGGCCACGGCGCTGACGCTGTTTCTCTTCTACATGTTCCGCGAGCACGCCTGGCTTACGCTGGCGCTGCTGGCGGTGTTTCCGGTGCAGGCGTGGATTCTCGTCAGGTACAGCCGCTCCATCGAGCGCCGCCTGCGCACGAACCGCGAAGCGCTCGACCGGTTCATCCAGACGCTGCAGGAGTGCATCATCGGGGTCAAGGTGGTCAAGGGCTTCGGCCAGGAGCGCCAGGTCATGGGCCGCTTTGCAGTTCGCAACACGGACGCGTACGAAGCGCGCATGGCGATCACGAAGACCAACGCTTCGCTGCTGCCGTGGATCACAACGCTGGGCTTCCTGCAGATCGCGATCCTGCTGCTCTATGGCGGGCATCTGGTGAACCTCGGACCGGCGGCGGGCGGCATCGCCCTGGGCACGCTGTGGGTGTTCTTCAGCCTCGTGCGCCAACTGGCCGGCCAGGTTGAGACGATCGTCTCGAGCGCTTCGAGCATTCCCGAGTCGCTTGTCGGCGCGGCACGCGTTTTCGAACTGCTCGATGCGCCCGTTGAGATAGCCGCGCCGCCGGATGCATACGCGCCCAAAGAGATCCGAGGCCGCATCGAGTTCGACCGCGTCTCGTTCCGCTATCGGCCTGACACGCCGCTGGTGCTCGAAGACGTCTCGTTCGTGGTGGAGCCCGGCGAGTCGGTCGCCATGGTGGGCCCGGCGGGCGGCGGCAAGAGCACGATCTTCGATCTCATCGGCCGCTTCTACGACGCCACGAGTGGCCGCGTGCTCGTGGACGGCGTGGATGTGCGGCAGTGGGACCCCGTGGCGCTACGCCGGGCCGTGAGCATCGTCTTTCAGGAGCCGTTCCTGTTTTCGAACACGATCGCCAACAACGTGCGATTCGGCGTGCCCGACGCGCCCGACGAGGCAGTGCAGCGCGCCGTGCGCGATGCGATCGCTGAGGAATTCGTCACGGCGGCCAAGGACGGCTACGAGACCATCATCGGCGAGCGCGGCCTGACGCTCTCGGGCGGCGAGCGGCAGCGGTTGAGCATTGCCCGCGCCATTCTGCCCGATGCGCCGATCCTGCTGCTCGACGACGCGATGGCGTCCGTGGACGCGCGCACCGAGGTGCGCATCGCCGCGAATCTCGATCGCGTCATGCGCGGCCGCACGACGCTGCTCATCGCCCACCGCCTGAGCACGCTGCGGCGGGCGGACCGCGTGCTGGTCGTCGAGCGCGGCCGCATCGTCGCGCAAGGCACGCATGAGACGCTCATGCGCGAGAGCGATCACTATCGCGAGGCGGCGCTGTTGCAACTCGACCGCGACCGGCAGGAGGAATCGGGCTCGCTTGCATCGCAGGAGGTGGCGCCGTGA